The Planctomycetota bacterium genomic sequence GTTCGACAACCTCTACGGCTGCCGCCACTCGCTCATCGACGGCCTCAACCGCGCCACCGACGTCATGATGAGCGGCAAGGTCGCCGTCGTCTGTGGCTACGGCGACGTCGGCAAGGGCTGCTGCCAGAGCCTCAAGGGCCAGGGCGCCCGTGTCATCGTCACCGAAGTCGACCCGATCTGCGCCCTGCAGGCGGCGATGGAGGGCTACGAGGTCAAGACGCTCGAGGAGACCCTCGACGAGGCCGACATCTTCATCACCACGACCGGTGCGTTCAACATCATCACCGCCGAGACGATGCGGAAGATGAAGGACGGCGCGATCGTCGGCAACATCGGCCACTTCGACAACGAAATCGAGATGGCTGAGCTCGAGAAGATGCTCTCCAAGAAGCAGGTCGAGAAGACCAACATCAAGCCGCAGTACGACCAGTGGACCTTCAGCGACACGGGCAAGAGCGTGCTGATCCTCGCCGAGGGTCGTCTGCTAAACCTCGGCTGCGCCACCGGCCACCCGAGCTTCGTCATGTCCGCCAGCTTCGCCAACCAGACGATCGCTCAGATCGACCTGGCCATGTACAACCGCGGCGAAGAGACGCTCAGCGGCGCGAAGTACGACGAGAAGAAGGTCTACGTCCTTCCCAAGATTCTCGACGAGAAGGTCGCCCGCATGCACCTCGACAAGCTCGGCGTCAAGCTCACCGTCATGAGCCAGGAACAGGCCGACTACCTCGGCGTCAACGTCGAAGGCCCGTACAAGTCGAACCACTACCGCTACTGATCAACCATTGATCGACCAACGCAACCGCCCCGCGAGTCTCCACTCGCGGGGCGGCTTCTTTGTTGAAGTTGAACATCAAACTCAAGCCGCGATGCGCATCGGCGACTGCTCGTCGGCCTCTTCGATCTGCGCCGCGATGTGCGGCAGATCGACACTCACCGGCTGAGCATTCGGCCCGCTCTGGCCCTTGGCGTTCGTCCAGAAGGCCGTGATCCAGACCTTCTTGCCGCCGGCACCTTCGGGGAAGACCATCCGGCAGTTCGTTCGGCCCGTGGTCATGGCGTAGTTCCACTCCTTGGCGACGACCGGCGCCGTCTCGCCGACGTGCGTGAAGACCAGCGCGTCGGCGACGTTCTCGGGCTTGGCCCGCAGGTCGCCGTCCTGACGCAGCTCGAAGTGGATCATGCCGCTCTTGATGTCCGTCACGCGGACGTACGGAGCGACGGTCGGCGGATCGATCCGCGTCGGCGTGGTGTCACGGATGTTGAGC encodes the following:
- the ahcY gene encoding adenosylhomocysteinase; amino-acid sequence: MTATATDIGTSAATKSGLEYQLKPGASLDELQELALQGRKELDLAEQEMPGLIACREEFGPKKPLAGLDIGGSLHMTVQTAVLIETLTELGANVRWCSCNIFSTQDNAAAAVVAGKNGTIRDPKGVPVFAWKGETLEEYWACTERMLDFGDFKGPDQIVDDGGDATMLITKGLEYTKAGSVPGPETTDNTEFKEVLKLLAKTIEATPDRWVNAAKTCKGVSEETTTGVMRLYEAERNGTLLFPAINVNDSVTKTKFDNLYGCRHSLIDGLNRATDVMMSGKVAVVCGYGDVGKGCCQSLKGQGARVIVTEVDPICALQAAMEGYEVKTLEETLDEADIFITTTGAFNIITAETMRKMKDGAIVGNIGHFDNEIEMAELEKMLSKKQVEKTNIKPQYDQWTFSDTGKSVLILAEGRLLNLGCATGHPSFVMSASFANQTIAQIDLAMYNRGEETLSGAKYDEKKVYVLPKILDEKVARMHLDKLGVKLTVMSQEQADYLGVNVEGPYKSNHYRY